A section of the Saccharomyces paradoxus strain CBS432 chromosome XII sequence genome encodes:
- the SSK1 gene encoding mitogen-activated protein kinase kinase kinase SSK1 (Cytoplasmic phosphorelay intermediate osmosensor and regulator~similar to YLR006C) yields the protein MLNSALLWKVWLRIDNSTDEVNQPISVQFDEIDTVDDLKSRFFQKLSSTRWREINDNASIAIGLYAPKLENQADNTSSNNNNDTSCRKKSNGAGSCVNLSVNSNTKSSVSPTTGTFGLPKDLAKDRNVLQHPKPTQKRGALYDAFAATPTVAATSNADFPPNEAPMLSPQRPYSTSPKQFSATAKSPLLRFASVSPYPNFHSDNQIMTSTGLAYVSPHNKNKYTRPLIRKGLNCTTESVDDCTYKIIFEPDELAINIYKELFGTMGSQSASQPLLIFSNVNLRQDVPPLDILNVEDYVPTNEEISQQAIQSTDRGVVGVFDLDDQISLGERSPKLRVNDKANLLDKNDNSNLQKFKLITDEEQLRRASQELRDEEKDADSPWQAILLLPKGYKGGVDFRNKPVANTDSSFNNEDTVTHSELEANTGSPLQESGPLNESGIGIMQPIPEGQRRKDNVTPSSPILTNSQTPHCSNSLYNAPFAVSSPPDPLPNLFTTTSEKVFPKINVLIVEDNVINQAILGSFLRKHKISYKLAKNGQEAVNIWKEGGLHLIFMDLQLPVLSGIEAAKQIRDSEKQNGIGIQKSPNNSHSNIEKGASKRFSQAPVIIVALTASNSQMDKRKALLSGCNDYLTKPVNLHWLSKKITEWGCMQALIDFDSWKQGESRMTDSVLVKSPQKPIAPSNPNSFKQATSMTPKHSPVRNNSNLSPTQIEF from the coding sequence ATGCTTAATTCTGCGTTACTGTGGAAGGTTTGGCTACGAATAGACAACTCAACGGATGAAGTTAACCAGCCAATTTCCGTACAGTTCGATGAAATAGACACTGttgatgatttgaaaagcAGGTTTTTTCAGAAACTGAGTTCGACCCGATGGCGAGAAATTAATGATAATGCCTCCATTGCTATAGGCCTGTACGCACCCAAGTTGGAAAATCAAGCTGATAATACTAGTagtaacaacaataacgaTACTAGTTGTCGAAAGAAGAGTAATGGCGCTGGCAGTTGCGTCAATCTTTCTGTTAATAGTAATACAAAGAGTTCTGTGAGCCCTACAACTGGAACATTTGGTCTTCCAAAAGACTTGGCAAAGGACAGGAATGTTCTCCAGCATCCTAAGCCTACCCAGAAAAGAGGAGCATTATACGACGCCTTTGCCGCCACGCCGACAGTGGCCGCGACTAGTAATGCGGATTTTCCTCCCAATGAGGCGCCAATGTTAAGCCCGCAAAGACCATACTCCACTAGTCCTAAACAGTTTTCAGCGACAGCTAAAAGTCCGTTACTGCGATTTGCGTCCGTCTCACCTTACCCTAACTTTCATTCAGATAATCAAATCATGACATCAACTGGTCTCGCATACGTCTCACCGcataataaaaacaaatacaCAAGGCCGTTGATTAGAAAAGGTTTAAATTGTACCACGGAATCTGTGGATGATTGCACTTATAAAATTATCTTTGAACCGGATGAATTGGCTATTAACATATATAAGGAACTATTCGGAACCATGGGCTCCCAATCTGCATCTCAGCCTTTGCTGATATTTTCGAATGTTAACTTACGTCAGGATGTACCGCCTTTAGACATCTTAAACGTTGAAGACTATGTTCCTAcgaatgaagaaatttcgCAGCAGGCAATTCAATCAACAGACCGAGGAGTCGTTGGTGTTTTTGACCTAGACgatcaaatttctttagGCGAACGAAGTCCTAAGTTAAGGGTTAATGATAAAGCAAATCTTTtagataaaaatgataatagcAACCTCCAGAAATTTAAATTAATAACTGATGAAGAACAATTGAGAAGAGCGTCACAAGAACTGAGGGATGAGGAAAAAGATGCTGATTCGCCCTGGCAAGCAATCTTGCTGTTGCCAAAAGGCTATAAAGGAGGGGTGGATTTTAGAAATAAACCAGTGGCTAACACGGATTCGTCTTTCAACAATGAAGACACGGTTACTCATTCAGAGTTAGAAGCGAATACCGGGTCTCCTTTACAAGAAAGCGGGCCACTTAATGAATCCGGTATAGGTATAATGCAACCCATACCAGAAggacaaagaagaaaagacaaTGTTACGCCTTCATCACCAATATTAACAAATAGTCAAACACCGCATTGTTCAAACTCGCTCTATAACGCACCTTTTGCCGTTTCTTCTCCACCCGATCCCTTACCAAATCTTTTTACCACTAcaagtgaaaaagtttttccCAAAATCAATGTTTTAATAGTTGAAGATAACGTTATCAACCAAGCTATATTAGGTTCCTTTCTGAGAAAACACAAAATCTCGTATAAATTGGCTAAAAATGGTCAAGAAGCTGTTAATATTTGGAAGGAAGGTGGATTGCATTTAATTTTCATGGACTTACAGTTACCTGTCTTGTCTGGTATAGAAGCTGCCAAGCAGATACGAGATtctgaaaaacaaaatggCATTGGCATTCAAAAAAGTCCCAATAACTCACATTccaatattgaaaaaggagCTTCGAAGAGGTTTTCTCAGGCGCCTGTGATCATTGTGGCATTAACAGCATCCAACTCTCAAATggataaaagaaaagcacTTCTTTCTGGTTGTAACGACTACTTGACTAAACCAGTGAACTTACACTGGCTTAGCAAGAAAATTACAGAGTGGGGTTGTATGCAGGCCCTGATTGATTTTGACAGCTGGAAGCAGGGAGAAAGTCGGATGACTGATAGCGTTTTGGTTAAATCTC